One Osmerus eperlanus chromosome 23, fOsmEpe2.1, whole genome shotgun sequence DNA segment encodes these proteins:
- the elavl2 gene encoding ELAV-like protein 2 isoform X1 translates to MAVRLCDVASLLRSGSWAAEPWTGQVIAAMETQLSNGPTCNNTSNGPSTISNNCSSPVESGSLEDSKTNLIVNYLPQNMTQEELKSLFGSIGEIESCKLVRDKITGQSLGYGFVNYVDPKDAEKAINTLNGLRLQTKTIKVSYARPSSASIRDANLYVSGLPKTMTQKELEQLFSQYGRIITSRILVDQVTGVSRGVGFIRFDRRIEAEEAIKGLNGQKPPGATEPITVKFANNPSQKTSQALLSQLYQSPNRRYPGPLAQQAQRFRLDNLLNMAYGVKSRFSPMAIDGVTSLAGINIPGHAGTGWCIFVYNLAPDADESILWQMFGPFGAVTNVKVIRDFNTNKCKGFGFVTMTNYDEAAMAIASLNGYRLGDRVLQVSFKTNKTHKA, encoded by the exons ATGGCAGTCAGACTGTGCGATGTGGCTTCTCTGCTTAGAAGTGGCTCGTGGGCTGCCGAGCCTTGGACCGGG CAGGTGATTGCCGCCATGGAAACACAGCTGTCCAATGGGCCAACTTGCAACAACACGAGCAATGGCCCCTCCACAATCTCGAACAACTGCTCCTCTCCTGTAGAGTCAGGGAGCTTGGAGGACAGTAAAACTAACTTGATAGTCAACTATCTGCCTCAGAACATGACCCAAGAAGAGCTGAAGAGTTTGTTTGGGAGCATCGGGGAGATTGAGTCCTGTAAACTAGTGCGCGATAAAATAACAG GGCAGAGCCTAGGTTATGGATTTGTGAATTATGTGGACCCGAAAGATGCAGAAAAAGCCATCAACACCTTAAACGGCCTGAGACTTCAGACCAAAACTATTAAG GTATCCTACGCTCGGCCCAGCTCGGCCTCCATCAGAGATGCTAATCTGTACGTCAGTGGCTTGCCAAAAACCATGACTCAGaaggagctggagcagctctTCTCTCAGTACGGACGCATCATTACCTCGCGCATTCTGGTGGACCAGGTGACCG GAGTTTCCCGAGGGGTGGGGTTCATCCGCTTCGACCGGCGAATCGAAGCAGAGGAGGCCATCAAGGGCCTGAACGGCCAGAAGCCGCCCGGCGCCACCGAGCCCATCACGGTGAAGTTCGCCAACAACCCGAGTCAGAAGACCAGCCAGGCGCTGCTCTCCCAGCTCTACCAGTCGCCCAATCGAAGGTACCCTGGACCCCTCGCACAGCAGGCACAGCGTTTCAG gtTGGACAATCTGCTAAACATGGCTTACGGAGTGAAAAG CAGGTTCTCCCCCATGGCTATCGACGGAGTGACCAGCCTGGCTGGCATCAACATCCCGGGGCACGCTGGCACTGGCTGGTGCATCTTCGTCTACAACCTGGCTCCAGACGCAGATGAAAGCATCCTGTGGCAGATGTTTGGGCCGTTTGGCGCCGTCACAAATGTCAAGGTCATCCGCGACTTCAACACAAACAAGTGCAAAGGGTTCGGATTTGTCACCATGACCAACTACGACGAGGCAGCCATGGCCATCGCCAGCTTGAACGGATACCGCCTCGGAGACAGAGTTCTGCAAGTCTCGTTCAAAACTAACAAAACGCACAAAGCCTAA
- the elavl2 gene encoding ELAV-like protein 2 isoform X2: MAVRLCDVASLLRSGSWAAEPWTGVIAAMETQLSNGPTCNNTSNGPSTISNNCSSPVESGSLEDSKTNLIVNYLPQNMTQEELKSLFGSIGEIESCKLVRDKITGQSLGYGFVNYVDPKDAEKAINTLNGLRLQTKTIKVSYARPSSASIRDANLYVSGLPKTMTQKELEQLFSQYGRIITSRILVDQVTGVSRGVGFIRFDRRIEAEEAIKGLNGQKPPGATEPITVKFANNPSQKTSQALLSQLYQSPNRRYPGPLAQQAQRFRLDNLLNMAYGVKSRFSPMAIDGVTSLAGINIPGHAGTGWCIFVYNLAPDADESILWQMFGPFGAVTNVKVIRDFNTNKCKGFGFVTMTNYDEAAMAIASLNGYRLGDRVLQVSFKTNKTHKA, encoded by the exons ATGGCAGTCAGACTGTGCGATGTGGCTTCTCTGCTTAGAAGTGGCTCGTGGGCTGCCGAGCCTTGGACCGGG GTGATTGCCGCCATGGAAACACAGCTGTCCAATGGGCCAACTTGCAACAACACGAGCAATGGCCCCTCCACAATCTCGAACAACTGCTCCTCTCCTGTAGAGTCAGGGAGCTTGGAGGACAGTAAAACTAACTTGATAGTCAACTATCTGCCTCAGAACATGACCCAAGAAGAGCTGAAGAGTTTGTTTGGGAGCATCGGGGAGATTGAGTCCTGTAAACTAGTGCGCGATAAAATAACAG GGCAGAGCCTAGGTTATGGATTTGTGAATTATGTGGACCCGAAAGATGCAGAAAAAGCCATCAACACCTTAAACGGCCTGAGACTTCAGACCAAAACTATTAAG GTATCCTACGCTCGGCCCAGCTCGGCCTCCATCAGAGATGCTAATCTGTACGTCAGTGGCTTGCCAAAAACCATGACTCAGaaggagctggagcagctctTCTCTCAGTACGGACGCATCATTACCTCGCGCATTCTGGTGGACCAGGTGACCG GAGTTTCCCGAGGGGTGGGGTTCATCCGCTTCGACCGGCGAATCGAAGCAGAGGAGGCCATCAAGGGCCTGAACGGCCAGAAGCCGCCCGGCGCCACCGAGCCCATCACGGTGAAGTTCGCCAACAACCCGAGTCAGAAGACCAGCCAGGCGCTGCTCTCCCAGCTCTACCAGTCGCCCAATCGAAGGTACCCTGGACCCCTCGCACAGCAGGCACAGCGTTTCAG gtTGGACAATCTGCTAAACATGGCTTACGGAGTGAAAAG CAGGTTCTCCCCCATGGCTATCGACGGAGTGACCAGCCTGGCTGGCATCAACATCCCGGGGCACGCTGGCACTGGCTGGTGCATCTTCGTCTACAACCTGGCTCCAGACGCAGATGAAAGCATCCTGTGGCAGATGTTTGGGCCGTTTGGCGCCGTCACAAATGTCAAGGTCATCCGCGACTTCAACACAAACAAGTGCAAAGGGTTCGGATTTGTCACCATGACCAACTACGACGAGGCAGCCATGGCCATCGCCAGCTTGAACGGATACCGCCTCGGAGACAGAGTTCTGCAAGTCTCGTTCAAAACTAACAAAACGCACAAAGCCTAA
- the elavl2 gene encoding ELAV-like protein 2 isoform X4, which produces MAVRLCDVASLLRSGSWAAEPWTGQVIAAMETQLSNGPTCNNTSNGPSTISNNCSSPVESGSLEDSKTNLIVNYLPQNMTQEELKSLFGSIGEIESCKLVRDKITGQSLGYGFVNYVDPKDAEKAINTLNGLRLQTKTIKVSYARPSSASIRDANLYVSGLPKTMTQKELEQLFSQYGRIITSRILVDQVTGVSRGVGFIRFDRRIEAEEAIKGLNGQKPPGATEPITVKFANNPSQKTSQALLSQLYQSPNRRLDNLLNMAYGVKSRFSPMAIDGVTSLAGINIPGHAGTGWCIFVYNLAPDADESILWQMFGPFGAVTNVKVIRDFNTNKCKGFGFVTMTNYDEAAMAIASLNGYRLGDRVLQVSFKTNKTHKA; this is translated from the exons ATGGCAGTCAGACTGTGCGATGTGGCTTCTCTGCTTAGAAGTGGCTCGTGGGCTGCCGAGCCTTGGACCGGG CAGGTGATTGCCGCCATGGAAACACAGCTGTCCAATGGGCCAACTTGCAACAACACGAGCAATGGCCCCTCCACAATCTCGAACAACTGCTCCTCTCCTGTAGAGTCAGGGAGCTTGGAGGACAGTAAAACTAACTTGATAGTCAACTATCTGCCTCAGAACATGACCCAAGAAGAGCTGAAGAGTTTGTTTGGGAGCATCGGGGAGATTGAGTCCTGTAAACTAGTGCGCGATAAAATAACAG GGCAGAGCCTAGGTTATGGATTTGTGAATTATGTGGACCCGAAAGATGCAGAAAAAGCCATCAACACCTTAAACGGCCTGAGACTTCAGACCAAAACTATTAAG GTATCCTACGCTCGGCCCAGCTCGGCCTCCATCAGAGATGCTAATCTGTACGTCAGTGGCTTGCCAAAAACCATGACTCAGaaggagctggagcagctctTCTCTCAGTACGGACGCATCATTACCTCGCGCATTCTGGTGGACCAGGTGACCG GAGTTTCCCGAGGGGTGGGGTTCATCCGCTTCGACCGGCGAATCGAAGCAGAGGAGGCCATCAAGGGCCTGAACGGCCAGAAGCCGCCCGGCGCCACCGAGCCCATCACGGTGAAGTTCGCCAACAACCCGAGTCAGAAGACCAGCCAGGCGCTGCTCTCCCAGCTCTACCAGTCGCCCAATCGAAG gtTGGACAATCTGCTAAACATGGCTTACGGAGTGAAAAG CAGGTTCTCCCCCATGGCTATCGACGGAGTGACCAGCCTGGCTGGCATCAACATCCCGGGGCACGCTGGCACTGGCTGGTGCATCTTCGTCTACAACCTGGCTCCAGACGCAGATGAAAGCATCCTGTGGCAGATGTTTGGGCCGTTTGGCGCCGTCACAAATGTCAAGGTCATCCGCGACTTCAACACAAACAAGTGCAAAGGGTTCGGATTTGTCACCATGACCAACTACGACGAGGCAGCCATGGCCATCGCCAGCTTGAACGGATACCGCCTCGGAGACAGAGTTCTGCAAGTCTCGTTCAAAACTAACAAAACGCACAAAGCCTAA
- the elavl2 gene encoding ELAV-like protein 2 isoform X3 translates to MAVRLCDVASLLRSGSWAAEPWTGQVIAAMETQLSNGPTCNNTSNGPSTISNNCSSPVESGSLEDSKTNLIVNYLPQNMTQEELKSLFGSIGEIESCKLVRDKITGQSLGYGFVNYVDPKDAEKAINTLNGLRLQTKTIKVSYARPSSASIRDANLYVSGLPKTMTQKELEQLFSQYGRIITSRILVDQVTVSRGVGFIRFDRRIEAEEAIKGLNGQKPPGATEPITVKFANNPSQKTSQALLSQLYQSPNRRYPGPLAQQAQRFRLDNLLNMAYGVKSRFSPMAIDGVTSLAGINIPGHAGTGWCIFVYNLAPDADESILWQMFGPFGAVTNVKVIRDFNTNKCKGFGFVTMTNYDEAAMAIASLNGYRLGDRVLQVSFKTNKTHKA, encoded by the exons ATGGCAGTCAGACTGTGCGATGTGGCTTCTCTGCTTAGAAGTGGCTCGTGGGCTGCCGAGCCTTGGACCGGG CAGGTGATTGCCGCCATGGAAACACAGCTGTCCAATGGGCCAACTTGCAACAACACGAGCAATGGCCCCTCCACAATCTCGAACAACTGCTCCTCTCCTGTAGAGTCAGGGAGCTTGGAGGACAGTAAAACTAACTTGATAGTCAACTATCTGCCTCAGAACATGACCCAAGAAGAGCTGAAGAGTTTGTTTGGGAGCATCGGGGAGATTGAGTCCTGTAAACTAGTGCGCGATAAAATAACAG GGCAGAGCCTAGGTTATGGATTTGTGAATTATGTGGACCCGAAAGATGCAGAAAAAGCCATCAACACCTTAAACGGCCTGAGACTTCAGACCAAAACTATTAAG GTATCCTACGCTCGGCCCAGCTCGGCCTCCATCAGAGATGCTAATCTGTACGTCAGTGGCTTGCCAAAAACCATGACTCAGaaggagctggagcagctctTCTCTCAGTACGGACGCATCATTACCTCGCGCATTCTGGTGGACCAGGTGACCG TTTCCCGAGGGGTGGGGTTCATCCGCTTCGACCGGCGAATCGAAGCAGAGGAGGCCATCAAGGGCCTGAACGGCCAGAAGCCGCCCGGCGCCACCGAGCCCATCACGGTGAAGTTCGCCAACAACCCGAGTCAGAAGACCAGCCAGGCGCTGCTCTCCCAGCTCTACCAGTCGCCCAATCGAAGGTACCCTGGACCCCTCGCACAGCAGGCACAGCGTTTCAG gtTGGACAATCTGCTAAACATGGCTTACGGAGTGAAAAG CAGGTTCTCCCCCATGGCTATCGACGGAGTGACCAGCCTGGCTGGCATCAACATCCCGGGGCACGCTGGCACTGGCTGGTGCATCTTCGTCTACAACCTGGCTCCAGACGCAGATGAAAGCATCCTGTGGCAGATGTTTGGGCCGTTTGGCGCCGTCACAAATGTCAAGGTCATCCGCGACTTCAACACAAACAAGTGCAAAGGGTTCGGATTTGTCACCATGACCAACTACGACGAGGCAGCCATGGCCATCGCCAGCTTGAACGGATACCGCCTCGGAGACAGAGTTCTGCAAGTCTCGTTCAAAACTAACAAAACGCACAAAGCCTAA